The nucleotide sequence GAAGTCGTGCAGCGAGTACGGGCCGATGGAGTCCTGCGTCGACTGCGGCTTGGCACCGTCGGCGACGGGGATCAGCTCGGGCGAGATCTCGGTGTTGAGGATGGAGTCGAGGGTCTCGTTGACCTGCGGCTCGGTGAACTGGCCGGAGCTGATGACCCACCGGATGAGGTGCTGCATCAGCGTCTTGGGGACGCCGGTGTTGACCGCGTAGTGGCTCATCTGGTCGCCGACGCCGTAGGTGCACCAGCCGAGCGCCAGCTCCGACAGGTCGCCGGTGCCGAGCACGAAACCGCCGCGATGGTTGGCGACCCGGAACAGGAAGTCGGTCCGCAGCCCGGCCTGGACGTTCTCATAGGTGACGTCATAGACGGGCTCGCCGTCGCCGGCCGGGTGGCCCAGCGCCTTCAGCAACGACTGCGCCATCGACCGGATCTCCACCTCCTCGAACGTGACGCCCAGCGCCTGCGACAGGATCGTCGCGTTGTTCTTCGTGTGCCCCGACGTCGCGAACCCGGGCAGCGTGTAGGCGAGGATGTGGGTGCGGGGCAGGCCGAGCCGGTCGCAGGCCTTCGCCGCGACGATCAGGGCGTGCGTCGAGTCGAGGCCGCCGGACACGCCGATCACGATCTTCGGCGCCTTCGCCGGGTCGCCGCCGCTCATCGACAGCATGCGCCGCTCCAGCCCGGAGACCTGGATGTTGTAGCCCTCGTAGCAGTCCTGCTCCAGCCGGGCGGCGTCGTCGGGCACGAACGGGAACCGGTCGAGGGGCCGCCGCAGGCCGAGGTCGTACGACGGCGGGTCGAGCGTGAACTCGATCCACCTGAAGTCATCCGGCCCGACCCCCGATGCGACGGCGTTGTCGTGCAGCGAGTTCTGGCGCTGCTTCTCCTGCCGGAGCCGGTCGAGGTCGACGTCGACCACCAGCCGCGACCCCTCGAGTGGGAAGCGCTCGGAGGCGCCGAGCAGGTCGCCGGCCTCGTACGCGATCGTCTGCCCGTCCCAGGACAGGTCTGTGGTGGACTCGCCGAAGCAGGCGGCCGCGTAGACGTACGCGACGGCGCCGCGGGCGCTCTGCGAGCGGACCATCAGCGCGCGGTCCTCCGCGCGGCCGATCGTGATG is from Tessaracoccus palaemonis and encodes:
- a CDS encoding NAD(+) synthase — translated: MEFASLYSHGFARVAACTFHVALADPAANVARIVEQATAAHNDGAAVALFPELSLSGYSLDDLLLADVLLDAVGDAIVALAEATVELTPLIVVGAPLEVGGSLYNCAVVLHEGQIRGVVPKTYLPNYREFYEKRHFVSGADAPSTLRRPGWPGADGDGEIPFGTDLIFRAGDLPDLSVFVEICEDMWVPLPPSTRAALAGANVVLNLSASPITIGRAEDRALMVRSQSARGAVAYVYAAACFGESTTDLSWDGQTIAYEAGDLLGASERFPLEGSRLVVDVDLDRLRQEKQRQNSLHDNAVASGVGPDDFRWIEFTLDPPSYDLGLRRPLDRFPFVPDDAARLEQDCYEGYNIQVSGLERRMLSMSGGDPAKAPKIVIGVSGGLDSTHALIVAAKACDRLGLPRTHILAYTLPGFATSGHTKNNATILSQALGVTFEEVEIRSMAQSLLKALGHPAGDGEPVYDVTYENVQAGLRTDFLFRVANHRGGFVLGTGDLSELALGWCTYGVGDQMSHYAVNTGVPKTLMQHLIRWVISSGQFTEPQVNETLDSILNTEISPELIPVADGAKPQSTQDSIGPYSLHDFTLYYLLRRGYRPSKTAFLAWHAWRDEAAGDWPAGYPDEDRTSYDLATIKKWMRVFLRRFFSNQFKRTAIPNGPKVLAGGSLSPRGDWRMPSDASSAAWLSELDRNVPEDLLIG